From a region of the Hymenobacter jejuensis genome:
- a CDS encoding MBL fold metallo-hydrolase: MFWLLVVVIILVGGVLYFLRQPPFGAAPSGARLARIAQSPNYRNGKFQNLSPTPDLAEGVSYARVMRQFFFEKSARSAPAALLPSRKTDLRQLSSAENVIVWLGHSSYFLQLDGKRILVDPVLSGSASPLPFGTRSFAGSDVYTVADLPPIDYLFISHDHWDHLDYATVKQLQPSVKQAITGLGTGAHLERWGYNPKQVVELDWYETHVLAAGFVVRATPARHFSGRSLSRNRALWISFVLQTPSQRIYLGGDSGYDTHFKAIGDAYGPFDLAILECGQYNQSWKYIHMMPEEVVQAAFDLRARVLLPVHWAKFTLALHAWDEPIQRVTAEATRLHLPVLHPLIGEAVKLQEAAPPVAWWNGL; the protein is encoded by the coding sequence ATGTTTTGGCTTCTTGTTGTAGTAATCATTTTGGTGGGCGGCGTGCTTTACTTTCTGCGGCAGCCGCCTTTCGGGGCGGCTCCGAGTGGCGCACGGCTGGCGCGCATTGCCCAGTCGCCCAACTACCGAAATGGTAAGTTTCAGAATCTCTCCCCCACCCCCGACCTAGCCGAAGGGGTAAGTTACGCGAGGGTGATGCGGCAGTTTTTCTTCGAAAAAAGCGCTCGCAGCGCCCCCGCCGCCTTGTTGCCTTCGCGCAAAACCGATTTGCGTCAGCTTTCTTCCGCGGAAAACGTGATTGTGTGGCTGGGGCATTCTTCCTATTTCCTACAGCTCGACGGCAAGCGCATCCTCGTCGATCCGGTGCTGAGCGGCAGTGCTTCCCCGCTGCCCTTTGGCACCCGCAGCTTCGCGGGCAGCGATGTGTACACCGTCGCCGACCTGCCCCCAATCGACTACCTCTTCATCTCTCACGATCATTGGGATCACCTGGATTACGCGACTGTCAAGCAGCTGCAACCGTCTGTCAAGCAGGCGATTACGGGGCTGGGTACGGGTGCGCACCTAGAGCGCTGGGGCTATAACCCGAAGCAGGTAGTGGAGTTGGACTGGTACGAAACCCATGTGCTCGCCGCCGGCTTTGTGGTGCGCGCCACCCCGGCCCGCCACTTTTCCGGCCGTAGCCTGAGTCGCAACCGGGCGCTCTGGATTTCTTTTGTGCTGCAAACCCCAAGCCAGCGAATCTACTTGGGTGGCGACTCTGGCTATGATACTCATTTTAAGGCTATTGGCGACGCATACGGCCCGTTCGATCTGGCCATTCTGGAGTGTGGGCAATACAACCAAAGCTGGAAATACATCCATATGATGCCCGAAGAAGTGGTGCAGGCCGCCTTCGACCTCCGAGCCCGCGTCCTGTTGCCGGTGCACTGGGCCAAGTTTACGCTCGCCCTGCACGCCTGGGACGAGCCCATCCAGCGCGTGACCGCCGAAGCCACCCGCCTCCACCTCCCCGTGCTGCACCCGCTGATTGGTGAAGCAGTAAAGCTGCAAGAAGCAGCACCACCCGTCGCATGGTGGAATGGGCTGTAA
- a CDS encoding sensor histidine kinase — protein MPTALTPAELTVVPTFADLPPETLTWLVEHGERREYASGDTIVQPGEAAEFMTAILSGGLQFFAVNNGNREPIFRIEAGQVSGVLPYSRLRTFKGLALAVGPTVIYALHRDKFPELEQASPELVQRLVALMSDRAREEARGQERDEKLRALGKLSAGLAHELNNPAAAIARAAEALTQLVAAKPSQLRALVASCPTPEALAALTALATKDVTEVPKFTALECADREDEVSDWLEEQGVSDGYRLASGLLEAGIGVEELAPVSEKLPETARAAAFTWLEGQLTTLRLIRDLQEASARISTLVNNVKTYSHMDRSADYAPLDVQAGLESTLNILGYPLRQKNIRVIRDYAHGLPAVRGQVSSLNQVWTNLLDNAIDALPPGGQITLRTTFGGDFVRVFIIDNGPGIAPDVLPHIFEPFYTTKQAGEGTGLGLDIAQRIIRNHGGRLEVQSKPGHTEFCAWLPVE, from the coding sequence ATGCCTACTGCCCTGACTCCGGCTGAGTTGACTGTTGTGCCGACCTTCGCCGACTTACCACCCGAAACGCTTACGTGGCTGGTGGAGCACGGCGAACGCCGCGAATACGCCAGCGGCGATACCATAGTACAGCCCGGTGAAGCGGCCGAATTCATGACCGCGATTCTTTCCGGCGGCCTGCAATTCTTCGCTGTCAACAACGGCAACCGGGAGCCAATCTTCCGCATTGAGGCTGGCCAGGTAAGCGGGGTATTGCCGTATTCGCGACTGCGGACTTTTAAAGGCTTGGCCCTGGCGGTCGGGCCGACCGTCATTTATGCGCTGCACCGCGACAAGTTTCCGGAGCTGGAGCAAGCCAGCCCGGAGCTGGTGCAGCGACTTGTGGCCCTGATGAGCGACCGCGCCCGCGAAGAAGCGCGCGGACAAGAGCGCGACGAGAAGCTGCGGGCCTTAGGCAAACTGTCGGCGGGCCTGGCGCACGAGCTCAACAACCCAGCCGCGGCCATCGCCCGCGCCGCAGAAGCCCTGACGCAGCTCGTGGCGGCCAAGCCATCTCAGCTGCGAGCACTTGTCGCCTCCTGCCCCACCCCCGAAGCGCTTGCGGCCCTTACGGCTTTGGCCACCAAAGACGTGACGGAGGTGCCGAAGTTCACGGCTCTCGAATGCGCTGACCGCGAGGATGAAGTCTCCGACTGGCTGGAAGAGCAAGGCGTGTCCGATGGCTATCGCCTGGCGTCGGGGTTGCTGGAAGCAGGCATTGGCGTAGAGGAGCTGGCTCCGGTTTCGGAAAAATTGCCGGAAACAGCGCGGGCAGCGGCGTTTACGTGGCTGGAAGGCCAGTTGACGACCCTCCGCCTGATCCGGGACTTGCAGGAGGCCAGCGCGCGCATCAGCACCTTGGTGAACAACGTGAAAACGTATTCGCACATGGATCGCTCGGCCGACTACGCCCCTCTCGATGTGCAGGCCGGCCTCGAAAGCACTCTCAATATCCTGGGTTACCCGCTGCGGCAGAAAAACATCCGCGTCATTCGCGACTACGCCCACGGCTTGCCTGCCGTGCGCGGCCAGGTCAGCAGCCTCAACCAAGTCTGGACCAACCTGCTCGACAACGCAATCGATGCCTTGCCGCCGGGGGGCCAAATCACCCTGCGCACCACCTTTGGCGGCGACTTCGTTCGCGTGTTCATCATCGACAACGGCCCCGGCATTGCGCCTGACGTGCTGCCGCACATCTTCGAGCCCTTTTACACCACCAAACAAGCGGGCGAAGGCACAGGCCTGGGCCTCGATATCGCCCAGCGCATCATTCGCAACCACGGTGGACGGCTGGAAGTGCAGTCAAAGCCTGGCCACACTGAGTTTTGCGCGTGGCTGCCGGTGGAGTAA
- the radA gene encoding DNA repair protein RadA, whose product MAKLKTLYFCQNCGAQSAKWIGRCPSCGEWNTYVEEVVQKENTQATGSWKPPTSSPGTKTVAKPRAIGEIHFEEEARINTQDAELNRVLGGGLVLGSLVLIGGEPGIGKSTLMLQIAMNLRQLKVLYVSGEESEQQIKMRAERLGPQHPDCYILTETNTQNIFKQIDQLQPNVVVIDSIQTLHSGLVESGAGSVSQVRECTAELLKYAKETGVPVLIIGHITKDGSIAGPKILEHMVDTVLQFEGDRHLSYRILRTTKNRFGSTSELGIYEMQGTGLRQVSNPSEILLSQRTDNLSGMAIGATLEGNRPLLVEVQALVTPATYGTPQRSSTGFDAKRLNMLLAVLEKRSGLRLGQHDVFLNIAGGLRLDDPALDVAVCAAVVSSLNDIPIPGEVCLASEVGLSGEIRAVSRLDQRLSEAEKLGFQEMYISQFNAKGLDLGRYGIRVHPVGRLDEVLSGLFG is encoded by the coding sequence ATGGCCAAACTTAAGACTCTCTATTTCTGTCAAAACTGCGGGGCACAATCGGCCAAATGGATCGGCCGCTGCCCTTCCTGCGGCGAGTGGAATACCTACGTGGAGGAAGTAGTACAGAAGGAAAATACGCAGGCCACGGGCTCCTGGAAGCCGCCTACCTCTTCGCCCGGCACCAAAACAGTGGCCAAGCCCCGGGCCATCGGCGAAATCCATTTTGAAGAAGAAGCCCGCATCAATACCCAGGATGCCGAGCTCAACCGCGTGTTGGGCGGGGGCTTAGTGCTTGGCTCTCTGGTGCTTATCGGTGGCGAACCCGGCATAGGCAAAAGCACGCTAATGCTCCAGATTGCCATGAACCTGCGCCAACTGAAGGTGCTATATGTATCGGGTGAGGAAAGCGAGCAGCAGATCAAGATGCGCGCCGAACGCCTGGGTCCGCAACACCCTGATTGTTATATACTTACCGAAACTAATACCCAGAACATTTTCAAGCAGATCGATCAGCTTCAGCCCAACGTAGTCGTGATCGACTCGATCCAGACGCTGCATTCGGGGTTGGTGGAGTCGGGGGCGGGCTCGGTGTCGCAGGTGCGCGAATGCACCGCTGAGTTGCTTAAGTATGCCAAGGAAACGGGCGTGCCGGTGCTCATCATCGGTCACATCACGAAGGACGGCTCCATTGCCGGCCCCAAAATCCTGGAGCACATGGTCGATACGGTGTTGCAGTTCGAGGGCGACCGCCACTTGAGCTACCGCATCCTGCGTACCACCAAAAACCGCTTTGGCTCGACCTCCGAACTGGGCATCTACGAAATGCAAGGCACGGGCCTGCGGCAAGTATCCAATCCCTCGGAAATCCTGCTCTCGCAACGCACTGATAATCTGAGTGGTATGGCGATCGGCGCTACGCTCGAAGGCAACCGCCCGCTGCTTGTGGAAGTACAGGCCCTCGTGACGCCCGCCACCTATGGCACGCCCCAGCGCAGCAGTACGGGCTTCGACGCCAAACGCCTGAACATGCTGCTGGCGGTGCTCGAAAAGCGCTCGGGGTTGCGCTTGGGTCAGCACGACGTGTTCCTGAACATTGCCGGCGGCCTGCGCCTCGACGACCCGGCGCTCGACGTAGCCGTGTGCGCTGCGGTGGTATCGTCGCTTAATGATATCCCGATTCCGGGCGAAGTCTGTCTGGCTTCCGAAGTCGGGTTGAGCGGAGAAATTCGGGCGGTGAGCCGCCTGGACCAGCGGTTGTCGGAAGCCGAAAAACTGGGGTTTCAAGAGATGTACATTTCCCAGTTCAACGCCAAAGGATTGGACTTAGGCCGGTACGGCATTCGGGTACACCCAGTGGGACGATTAGACGAAGTTTTGAGCGGCTTATTTGGCTAA
- a CDS encoding SPASM domain-containing protein, which yields MASLLTDGLNFISKLTPRRALNAAQVVGSYALSKATGKARHWGLPLALSFEPTTSCNLRCPECPSGLRSFTRPTGMLPDELFKKTIDEVHKRLWYLIFYFQGEPYLHPNFLDLVKYAADKGIYTATSTNAHYLNDKNARRTVESGLDRLIISLDGTTQEVYQQYRVGGKLDKVLEGTRNIIRWRKELKSSTPRVVFQFLVVRPNEHQIEDAKRMAKDMGVDDVWFKTAQIYDYQHGSPLIPTIDYYSRYENNNGTWSIKNRLLNHCWKMWHSCVITWDGLVVPCCFDKDAEYRLGDLQQQSFRALWQGTKYQKFRESLLRGRDQIEMCRNCTEGTKVWG from the coding sequence ATGGCATCACTTCTCACCGACGGCTTAAACTTCATTTCCAAGCTCACGCCGCGCCGGGCGCTTAATGCGGCGCAGGTGGTCGGGAGCTACGCCCTGAGCAAAGCCACCGGCAAAGCGCGGCATTGGGGCTTGCCGCTGGCCTTGTCCTTTGAGCCGACTACGAGCTGCAATCTGCGGTGCCCAGAATGCCCCAGCGGCCTGCGCTCCTTCACGCGCCCGACGGGAATGCTGCCCGATGAGCTGTTCAAAAAGACCATCGACGAAGTGCATAAACGGCTGTGGTACTTGATCTTCTACTTCCAGGGTGAGCCTTACCTGCACCCCAATTTTCTGGACTTGGTGAAGTATGCCGCCGACAAAGGCATTTATACCGCCACCAGCACCAACGCCCATTACCTCAACGACAAAAACGCCCGGCGGACCGTCGAATCCGGCCTCGATCGGCTTATTATTTCCCTCGACGGCACTACGCAGGAGGTGTATCAGCAGTACCGTGTGGGTGGCAAGCTCGACAAGGTGCTGGAAGGCACGCGCAACATCATTCGGTGGCGTAAAGAGTTGAAATCCAGTACGCCTCGGGTGGTGTTTCAGTTTTTGGTGGTGCGGCCCAACGAGCACCAGATCGAAGACGCCAAGCGCATGGCCAAGGACATGGGCGTGGACGATGTGTGGTTCAAAACCGCCCAGATCTACGATTACCAGCACGGCTCACCCCTCATCCCGACCATCGACTATTACTCGCGCTACGAGAACAACAACGGTACGTGGAGCATCAAAAATCGCCTGCTCAACCACTGCTGGAAGATGTGGCACTCTTGCGTCATCACCTGGGATGGCCTCGTGGTACCCTGCTGTTTCGACAAAGACGCCGAATATCGCCTCGGCGACTTACAGCAACAGAGCTTTCGTGCGTTGTGGCAAGGGACTAAGTACCAGAAGTTTAGAGAATCCTTGTTGAGAGGTCGCGACCAGATCGAAATGTGTCGCAACTGCACCGAAGGCACCAAAGTCTGGGGGTAA
- a CDS encoding zinc-dependent metalloprotease: MRNTYLYLALGFVLSGQLAAHAQGPATAKTSKPAPAAESAKTIAARTKGYQKFDGFFPFYWDEKTGTVLLEVSRLDQEVLYVSSLPNGVGSNDLGFDRGQIGQTRIVKFIRSGPKVLLLQPNYDFRAVSDNADERKSVEQAFAQSVIWGFKVEAQEGSRVLLDLTPFLLRDSHQLAKRLAAMNQGAYKADESRSAMFLPNTRNFPKNSEFEAIITLTGDAKGQEIRSVTPDPDALTVHMHHSFIELPDANYQPRRFDPRAGFFGTDYMDYATPIDQPIVKRLINRHRLQKKDPTAAVSEAVEPIVYYLDRGAPEPVRSALLEGASWWNQAFEAAGYKNAFQVQLLPEGADPMDVRYNLIQWIHRSTRGWSYGASITDPRTGEIIKGQVSLGSLRVRQDYLIAEGLLQPHETGKPTNPEMMKMAVSRLRQLAAHEVGHTLGLYHNYAASTLDRSSVMDYPMPRILLRPDGTVDLSQAYAVGIGGWDKRAILYGYQDFPKGKQEEQELQNIINQTLKDGYVFIADEDSRPVGSAHPYAHLWDDGQNAADELNRLMDVRQKILANFSEKAIADGRPMATIEEALVPIYLLQRYQVEAASKAIGGLYYTYAVKGDGQTTTKFVAPEDQWKAFAALMRTISPAELALSEQLLQKIPPRPVGYPSSRETFTSRTGLTFDPTGAAESAAATTLDFLLNPQRAARLVEYHARDNQQPGLGQIIDKLLDQTWKSKPEDGYRGEIQNRVKTLTLNSLLGLAASSQSPANVKALATLKIEELKDWMSKQAKSAKRDEQKGTLLAGLNTIKQFEANPDKFQPAPALPMPAGPPIGSEEF; encoded by the coding sequence ATGAGAAACACTTACCTCTACCTTGCGCTTGGCTTCGTGTTGTCGGGTCAGCTCGCGGCCCATGCGCAGGGCCCTGCGACCGCCAAAACCAGCAAGCCAGCACCCGCCGCCGAGAGCGCCAAAACCATCGCGGCCCGCACCAAAGGCTATCAAAAATTTGATGGGTTCTTTCCGTTTTATTGGGACGAAAAAACCGGCACCGTTTTGCTGGAGGTTTCGCGGCTCGATCAGGAAGTGCTGTACGTCAGCTCGTTGCCAAACGGCGTGGGCTCCAACGACTTGGGCTTCGACCGCGGCCAGATTGGGCAAACCCGCATTGTAAAATTTATCCGGAGCGGCCCCAAAGTGCTGCTGCTCCAGCCCAACTACGACTTCCGCGCCGTCAGCGACAACGCCGACGAACGCAAGTCGGTGGAGCAGGCGTTTGCGCAGTCCGTGATCTGGGGTTTCAAGGTAGAAGCCCAAGAAGGTAGCCGCGTGCTGCTCGACCTCACGCCTTTTTTGCTGCGCGATAGCCACCAGCTGGCCAAGCGGCTGGCGGCCATGAACCAAGGCGCGTACAAGGCCGACGAAAGCCGCTCGGCGATGTTTCTGCCTAACACGCGCAATTTTCCGAAGAACTCGGAGTTTGAGGCCATCATTACGCTCACCGGCGATGCCAAAGGCCAGGAAATCAGATCGGTAACGCCCGACCCGGACGCGCTGACGGTGCACATGCATCACTCGTTCATCGAGCTGCCCGATGCCAATTACCAGCCCCGTCGGTTCGATCCGCGGGCGGGCTTCTTCGGCACCGATTACATGGATTACGCCACGCCCATCGATCAGCCAATTGTCAAGCGCCTGATCAATCGGCACCGGCTGCAAAAGAAAGACCCTACGGCGGCAGTGAGCGAGGCCGTTGAGCCCATCGTGTATTACCTCGATCGCGGGGCGCCCGAACCGGTTCGCTCGGCCTTGCTTGAGGGCGCTTCGTGGTGGAACCAGGCGTTTGAGGCAGCGGGCTACAAGAACGCTTTTCAGGTGCAGTTGCTGCCGGAAGGGGCTGATCCCATGGACGTTCGCTACAACCTCATTCAGTGGATACACCGTTCTACGCGCGGTTGGTCCTACGGTGCTTCCATCACCGATCCGCGCACCGGCGAGATCATCAAAGGGCAGGTGTCGCTGGGTTCGTTGCGCGTGCGCCAAGACTATCTGATTGCGGAGGGCTTGTTGCAGCCTCATGAAACCGGCAAACCGACCAACCCGGAAATGATGAAAATGGCCGTGTCGCGGCTCCGACAGTTGGCCGCACACGAAGTGGGCCATACCCTGGGACTGTACCACAATTACGCGGCCAGTACCCTCGACCGCTCCTCGGTGATGGACTACCCGATGCCGCGCATTCTGCTCCGCCCCGATGGCACCGTCGACCTTAGCCAAGCCTACGCCGTCGGCATTGGCGGCTGGGACAAGCGGGCCATTCTATATGGCTACCAAGATTTTCCGAAAGGCAAACAGGAAGAACAAGAGCTACAAAATATTATCAATCAGACCCTTAAAGACGGGTACGTTTTCATTGCCGATGAAGACTCGCGGCCAGTCGGCAGCGCGCACCCTTATGCACATCTCTGGGACGACGGCCAGAACGCCGCCGACGAGCTCAACCGCCTCATGGACGTCCGGCAGAAAATCCTGGCCAATTTTTCGGAAAAAGCCATCGCCGACGGCCGGCCCATGGCCACGATAGAAGAAGCTTTAGTCCCGATTTATCTGTTGCAGCGCTACCAAGTAGAGGCGGCTTCTAAGGCCATTGGCGGGCTGTACTACACATACGCCGTAAAAGGCGACGGCCAGACCACCACGAAATTTGTGGCCCCCGAAGACCAATGGAAGGCGTTTGCGGCGTTGATGCGCACCATTTCGCCCGCCGAACTGGCTTTGTCAGAGCAGTTGTTGCAGAAAATTCCGCCGCGCCCGGTCGGCTATCCGTCTAGCCGCGAGACGTTTACCTCGCGCACGGGCCTTACCTTCGACCCTACCGGCGCGGCCGAATCGGCGGCGGCTACCACCCTCGATTTTCTGCTCAATCCGCAGCGGGCTGCCCGCTTGGTCGAGTACCATGCCCGCGACAACCAACAGCCCGGCTTGGGGCAAATAATCGATAAGCTGCTCGACCAAACCTGGAAAAGCAAGCCGGAAGATGGCTACCGCGGCGAAATCCAGAATCGGGTCAAGACCTTGACCCTGAATAGCTTGCTTGGCTTAGCTGCCTCTTCGCAGTCTCCGGCCAACGTGAAAGCCCTTGCTACCCTGAAGATTGAGGAACTGAAAGACTGGATGAGCAAACAGGCAAAATCGGCCAAGCGCGACGAGCAGAAAGGCACGTTGCTGGCTGGCCTGAACACGATCAAGCAGTTTGAGGCCAACCCTGACAAGTTTCAGCCCGCGCCGGCCTTGCCCATGCCCGCCGGCCCACCCATCGGCAGCGAAGAGTTTTAA
- a CDS encoding ArnT family glycosyltransferase, translated as MLSSSAALPRWLHRAGLLLLLAAILFPLVFDVFRAPIQTWDESRLAANAIEIYWSHNWLVTTYQHQPDLWNTKPPLLIWLQVLLLGLGLRGEVAMRLPTVLACVATVLALYRFASRTLRNAGAGLLAGFILVTSPGYVREHVSRTGDYDALLILWITLELLAFYLYLETNRRRYLVLWAIALSASILTKGVAGLLGSPALVLYALSQRKLLPLLRQPAVWLALISAFAVPALYYLARERALPGYWHAVQLNELGGRFQNALESHDGPWYYYFRNAATRFFVSWLPLLPPSLLILAFERDAATRRLIWLLALFVGCWLLVISAAATKLEWYEAPLYPILALLIALALTTLFQRWQQSSSMSPRWQVITGTLALLALVWLPYKQIIDLIITNRQNDITWGPEVRYGYYLGRYVRQHPEDKTIDVYHPGTLYGSSFWFYRQALARESVKVQPHSSREPLNLVTGAHVIVCTPEEQQVLADRYQVTKLEEEGPCATFEVWAKK; from the coding sequence ATGCTATCCTCCTCCGCAGCCCTTCCGCGCTGGCTCCACCGGGCTGGGTTACTCTTGTTGCTGGCTGCGATCCTCTTTCCCCTGGTGTTCGACGTCTTCCGGGCCCCCATTCAGACGTGGGACGAGTCGCGGCTGGCCGCGAACGCCATCGAGATTTATTGGTCGCACAACTGGCTGGTAACCACTTACCAGCACCAGCCCGACCTGTGGAATACCAAGCCGCCGCTCTTGATTTGGCTACAGGTACTGCTGCTGGGTTTGGGGCTGCGTGGGGAGGTTGCCATGCGGCTGCCTACAGTGCTGGCCTGCGTAGCGACGGTGCTGGCGCTCTACCGCTTTGCGTCTCGCACACTACGCAACGCGGGTGCAGGTCTGCTGGCGGGTTTCATCCTGGTAACGAGCCCTGGCTACGTGCGCGAGCACGTCAGCCGGACCGGCGACTACGATGCACTGCTCATCCTGTGGATTACGCTGGAGTTGCTGGCCTTTTACCTCTATCTCGAAACCAACCGCCGTCGGTATCTGGTGCTTTGGGCTATCGCCTTGAGTGCGAGCATACTGACGAAAGGCGTGGCGGGACTGCTGGGCAGTCCGGCATTGGTTCTGTACGCCCTGAGCCAGCGTAAACTCCTGCCTTTGTTACGTCAGCCGGCTGTATGGCTGGCACTGATTAGCGCCTTTGCCGTGCCGGCGCTGTATTATCTGGCACGCGAACGGGCGCTGCCAGGCTATTGGCACGCGGTGCAACTCAATGAGCTAGGCGGCCGCTTCCAAAATGCACTCGAAAGCCACGATGGGCCCTGGTATTACTACTTTCGCAACGCGGCAACGCGCTTTTTTGTGAGCTGGCTGCCGTTGTTGCCCCCCTCCCTATTGATTTTGGCCTTCGAGCGCGACGCGGCTACGCGCCGCTTGATTTGGCTGCTGGCCTTGTTTGTTGGCTGTTGGCTGCTGGTCATCAGCGCTGCCGCAACAAAGCTGGAGTGGTACGAAGCGCCGCTCTACCCAATCCTGGCCCTGCTGATCGCTTTGGCCCTGACAACGCTATTTCAGCGGTGGCAGCAAAGCTCGTCAATGAGCCCACGTTGGCAAGTGATAACGGGCACACTCGCGCTGCTGGCGCTGGTGTGGCTGCCCTACAAACAGATTATTGATCTGATCATCACCAATCGCCAAAACGACATAACCTGGGGCCCGGAAGTGCGCTACGGTTACTATCTAGGCCGCTATGTGCGCCAACATCCTGAAGACAAGACCATTGACGTATACCACCCCGGCACGCTTTACGGAAGCAGCTTCTGGTTTTACCGGCAGGCCTTGGCCCGCGAAAGTGTAAAAGTGCAGCCTCATTCGAGTCGGGAACCGCTGAACTTGGTAACGGGTGCGCATGTAATCGTCTGTACGCCTGAGGAGCAGCAAGTCCTCGCCGATCGCTACCAAGTGACCAAGCTTGAGGAGGAAGGGCCTTGTGCCACTTTTGAAGTGTGGGCTAAGAAATAA
- a CDS encoding TlpA family protein disulfide reductase, translated as MFASLCTASITSVHAQGTVVITGKVNGKTADTVAVSVRENPLDPKEQITYARLDDKGEFRMAIKISGPSRADLVYADDVTDLFLEPGNALEVRFKGNSLSTSVRYKGKGAEANTYLAEVDEHFVENDGFQVLPENIMLYEPGFLSFLDYRRKEERKFFENYAQDNQLSPAFKQYAQAEIDYSYANDRLTFQDLREQVVATEGRLKMTPTYYDFLNDKSLFSNATAVQSEMYQEFLLNYIHYLATNDKHLRSDPDFYQVCYELAKSQLSGDVRPIIMGRVLQESFRFGHVKQSETMLADFRSSDPKNMYYPLLQSDFETHKAFAIGSPAPNFRLISVKGDTVSLSSFAGKVVYLNFWRTTSGLALRDLPYAQDLARKFEGKNIVFVNIALDENEPAWKQLVTSKKLPGVQLRAAGGMRSGVARAYALQDVPAYFLLAEDGTFLNTKPKRLSSRAAVDEIKEAFGKASTYTSALPITPK; from the coding sequence TTGTTCGCTTCGCTTTGCACCGCTTCTATTACCTCGGTGCACGCCCAAGGAACAGTGGTCATAACGGGTAAGGTCAATGGTAAAACAGCGGACACGGTAGCCGTATCGGTGCGTGAAAATCCGCTGGATCCGAAAGAGCAGATTACCTACGCTCGCCTCGACGACAAAGGCGAGTTTCGCATGGCGATCAAGATCTCCGGCCCGTCGCGTGCCGATCTGGTATATGCCGACGACGTCACGGACCTCTTTCTAGAGCCGGGCAACGCCCTGGAAGTCCGCTTCAAAGGCAATAGCTTGTCGACATCGGTGCGCTACAAGGGCAAAGGCGCCGAGGCCAATACCTACTTAGCTGAGGTAGACGAGCATTTTGTGGAAAACGATGGCTTTCAGGTACTTCCGGAAAACATCATGCTCTACGAACCGGGCTTTTTGTCGTTTCTGGATTACCGCCGCAAGGAGGAACGCAAGTTTTTCGAAAACTACGCCCAGGACAATCAGCTTTCGCCTGCTTTCAAGCAGTACGCGCAGGCCGAAATCGACTATAGCTACGCCAACGACCGCCTCACGTTCCAGGATTTGCGCGAGCAGGTAGTAGCCACCGAAGGCCGTCTGAAGATGACGCCCACGTACTACGACTTCCTCAACGACAAGAGCCTGTTCAGCAACGCCACGGCCGTGCAGAGCGAGATGTACCAAGAGTTCCTGCTCAACTACATCCACTACCTCGCCACCAACGACAAGCACCTGCGCTCCGACCCCGATTTTTACCAGGTGTGCTACGAGCTGGCCAAGAGCCAATTGTCGGGCGACGTGCGGCCCATCATCATGGGGCGGGTGTTGCAGGAGTCGTTTCGGTTTGGCCACGTAAAGCAATCGGAAACGATGCTCGCCGATTTCCGGAGCTCCGACCCCAAGAACATGTATTATCCGCTGTTGCAGAGCGACTTCGAAACGCACAAAGCGTTTGCTATCGGCTCGCCGGCCCCTAATTTCCGGTTGATTTCGGTGAAGGGCGACACGGTATCGCTGAGCAGCTTTGCCGGCAAGGTAGTGTACCTCAACTTTTGGCGCACGACCAGCGGCCTGGCGCTGCGCGATTTGCCTTACGCACAGGACTTAGCGCGCAAGTTTGAAGGCAAAAACATCGTGTTCGTCAACATTGCCCTCGATGAAAACGAGCCGGCCTGGAAACAGCTGGTAACCAGCAAGAAGCTTCCGGGCGTACAGCTCCGTGCTGCGGGCGGCATGCGTTCGGGAGTGGCCCGCGCCTACGCGTTGCAAGACGTGCCCGCTTACTTCCTGCTGGCCGAAGACGGTACCTTCCTCAATACCAAGCCCAAGCGCCTGAGTAGCCGCGCCGCCGTCGACGAGATCAAGGAAGCATTTGGTAAAGCCTCAACCTATACCAGTGCCTTGCCTATCACTCCTAAGTAA